Proteins from a single region of Candidatus Thermoplasmatota archaeon:
- a CDS encoding MnhB domain-containing protein: MTTVIARTATSFLFSLLVLFALLLLLRGHHEPGGGFVGGLVAGGAIALYAFTHSIEDARRLFAADPRHV, translated from the coding sequence ATGACGACCGTCATCGCGCGCACGGCCACGAGCTTCCTCTTCTCCCTGCTCGTCCTCTTCGCGCTCTTACTGCTGCTGCGGGGGCACCACGAGCCGGGCGGCGGGTTCGTGGGGGGTCTCGTGGCGGGCGGCGCCATCGCGTTGTACGCGTTCACGCACTCCATCGAGGATGCGCGGCGGCTCTTTGCCGCGGACCCGCGTCACGTG
- a CDS encoding putative monovalent cation/H+ antiporter subunit A has translation MGLELSIGVLACFAAGALAVFLPRLLGRAAAWVAALLPAFLFVDYLLVLEPLVAGASVVQTIPFLPQLDVAFSFRLDGLSLLFALLITGVGVLVLLYAGAYMDGDPRTGRLLGLLLLFMGSMLGLVLSDNAVGLFVFWELTSLTSFLLIGFHQENQHARTMALQALFVTAGGGLALLAGLVLLTVVVGSGELSVMAASGEAIRAHAWYLPALALVLAGAFTKSAQFPFHFWLPGAMTAPTPVSAYLHSATMVKAGVYLLARLHPGLGGTPAWEITVTAVGAVTMLVGAYLALRETDLKLVLAYSTVSALGTLTLLLGVGTDAAVLAAMVFLLAHALYKGSLFLVAGAVDHATGTRNIDDLSGLRRAMPFTAAAALLASLSLAGLAPFFSFIGKELLIEALVEAAPLAALALALVASAFLVAVAGIVGVRPFLGPTRPTPREPHEVSLAMWGGPLLLAVAGLLLGALPHLVEKPLTAATASAALGPVSSAHLLLWHGFTPALALSLAALAGGFVLFKGWVSLHGVHTRLERVLRYGPSRAYARGMDALPVLASRLTLIVHHGRLRGYVGVALAVAALLAALALSAAGVPRFGLSSDIRVHEVVIAFVMLSAAAVTCLSSSRLTAVVALGVVGYGTAVVFLFFGAPDLAMTQILFETLTVVLFVLILRRLPRFTQRSSRPTLRRDGAIALSIGVVVGALVLAALAAPAPEKISGYFGETSVPEGHGRNVVNVILVDFRALDTLGEITVLAVAAVGVLALLGTRRPPS, from the coding sequence ATGGGGCTGGAACTTTCCATCGGCGTCCTCGCGTGCTTTGCGGCCGGGGCGCTCGCCGTGTTCCTGCCGCGTCTGCTGGGCCGCGCCGCCGCCTGGGTTGCAGCGCTGCTTCCCGCCTTCCTGTTCGTCGACTACCTCCTCGTTCTGGAGCCGCTTGTCGCAGGCGCAAGCGTTGTCCAGACGATCCCCTTCCTCCCGCAGTTGGACGTCGCCTTCTCGTTCCGGCTGGACGGCTTGTCGCTCCTGTTCGCGCTTCTCATCACGGGCGTGGGCGTCCTCGTCCTCCTCTACGCAGGCGCGTACATGGACGGCGACCCGCGAACCGGCCGCTTGCTGGGCCTGCTCCTGCTCTTCATGGGTTCGATGCTCGGACTCGTTCTCTCGGACAACGCCGTGGGACTGTTCGTGTTCTGGGAGCTCACGAGCCTCACGTCCTTCCTTCTCATCGGATTCCACCAGGAGAACCAGCACGCGCGCACCATGGCTCTCCAAGCCCTCTTCGTCACGGCCGGGGGCGGGCTTGCCCTCCTCGCCGGTCTTGTCCTTCTCACCGTCGTCGTCGGCTCGGGCGAGCTCTCCGTCATGGCCGCCTCCGGGGAGGCGATCCGCGCGCACGCGTGGTATCTGCCGGCGCTTGCGCTCGTCCTTGCGGGCGCCTTCACAAAGTCGGCGCAGTTCCCGTTCCACTTCTGGCTTCCCGGCGCCATGACGGCCCCGACGCCCGTCAGCGCCTACCTGCATTCGGCCACGATGGTGAAGGCCGGCGTGTACCTCCTGGCCCGCCTGCACCCGGGCCTTGGCGGCACGCCCGCCTGGGAGATCACGGTCACGGCCGTTGGCGCGGTCACCATGCTCGTCGGCGCGTACCTGGCGCTGCGGGAGACCGATCTTAAGCTCGTGCTCGCCTACTCGACCGTGAGCGCGCTTGGCACGCTCACGCTCTTGCTTGGCGTCGGCACGGACGCGGCCGTTCTGGCCGCCATGGTGTTCCTCCTCGCGCACGCGCTGTACAAGGGAAGCCTCTTCCTCGTCGCCGGCGCCGTGGACCACGCGACGGGAACGCGCAACATCGACGACCTTTCGGGACTGCGCCGCGCCATGCCGTTCACGGCGGCCGCCGCGCTGCTTGCCTCGCTCTCCCTGGCCGGCCTTGCCCCCTTCTTCAGCTTCATCGGCAAGGAGCTCCTGATCGAAGCCCTCGTGGAGGCCGCGCCGCTTGCGGCGCTTGCGCTCGCGCTTGTTGCAAGCGCCTTCCTCGTGGCCGTGGCCGGCATCGTGGGCGTGCGTCCGTTCCTCGGGCCGACGCGCCCGACTCCTCGTGAACCGCACGAGGTTTCGCTCGCCATGTGGGGCGGCCCGCTTCTCCTTGCCGTGGCCGGGCTCCTCCTCGGCGCGCTGCCCCACCTCGTCGAGAAGCCCCTCACGGCGGCCACGGCCTCCGCCGCCTTGGGTCCGGTAAGCTCCGCGCACCTCTTGCTGTGGCACGGGTTCACGCCCGCGCTTGCGTTGAGCCTCGCGGCGCTTGCCGGCGGCTTCGTGCTGTTCAAGGGATGGGTAAGCCTGCACGGCGTCCACACGCGACTGGAGCGCGTCTTGCGGTACGGACCCTCCCGCGCGTACGCGCGGGGCATGGACGCCCTTCCCGTGCTCGCCTCGCGGCTCACGCTCATCGTCCACCACGGCCGCCTGCGCGGCTACGTCGGCGTGGCGCTTGCCGTGGCCGCGCTCCTGGCCGCCTTGGCGCTCTCGGCCGCAGGCGTCCCGCGCTTTGGCCTCTCCTCGGACATCCGCGTGCACGAGGTCGTGATCGCCTTCGTCATGCTCTCGGCGGCCGCCGTGACGTGCCTGTCGTCCTCGCGCCTTACGGCCGTCGTGGCGTTGGGTGTGGTGGGATACGGAACGGCCGTCGTGTTCCTGTTCTTTGGCGCGCCGGATCTGGCCATGACGCAGATCCTCTTCGAGACGCTTACGGTCGTGCTCTTCGTCCTCATCCTGCGCCGGCTTCCGCGCTTCACCCAGCGCTCGTCGCGGCCGACCCTGCGGCGGGACGGGGCGATTGCGCTCTCGATCGGGGTCGTCGTGGGCGCGCTCGTTCTGGCCGCCCTTGCGGCCCCCGCGCCGGAGAAGATCTCCGGCTACTTCGGAGAGACGAGCGTCCCCGAGGGGCACGGCCGAAACGTGGTGAACGTGATCCTCGTCGACTTCCGCGCGCTCGACACGCTTGGCGAGATCACCGTGCTTGCCGTGGCCGCCGTCGGCGTGCTCGCGCTCCTTGGCACGCGGAGGCCGCCGTCATGA
- a CDS encoding asparaginase: MRSPLPEGAGDFATSAPAIVRVFRGEVVESAHRVHVAAVDSEGRLQAFAGDPRRVTFTRSCAKPFQALPLLSTGALERSGSSDRELAIACGSHGGEPAHVETVRAWLARLDLDEAALGCGRHAPLTRSAARVVGADYGSLHHNCSGKHAGMLAVARTLGEPPESYLDPSSATQACVVEAVAREAGVPKDAIRTATDGCSAPNFALPLATIGRLFARLGAARQGDLARVRGAMLAHPEMIAGTDAFDTDLARAFGGAVVSKVGAEGVLGIATPRVGIALKVDDGATRARPPVALAVLEALGFAPADPKPLERHADSALRNYAGNVVGRLDVELAMRRV, from the coding sequence GTGCGGTCGCCCCTACCAGAAGGCGCGGGGGACTTCGCGACGTCGGCGCCGGCCATCGTCCGAGTGTTCCGAGGCGAGGTCGTCGAGAGCGCGCACCGGGTCCACGTGGCCGCCGTCGACTCGGAAGGCCGCCTGCAAGCCTTCGCGGGCGATCCGCGGCGCGTGACGTTCACGCGGTCGTGCGCGAAGCCCTTCCAGGCGCTCCCGCTTCTCTCGACGGGCGCTCTTGAGCGCTCCGGCTCCTCCGACCGCGAGCTTGCGATCGCGTGCGGAAGCCACGGCGGCGAGCCCGCGCACGTGGAGACCGTGCGCGCGTGGCTTGCACGGCTGGATTTGGACGAAGCCGCGCTTGGGTGCGGGCGCCACGCGCCGCTCACCCGATCCGCCGCGCGCGTCGTCGGAGCCGACTACGGTTCGCTCCACCACAACTGCTCCGGCAAGCACGCGGGCATGCTCGCCGTGGCGCGAACGCTCGGCGAACCGCCCGAATCGTACCTCGATCCTTCGTCGGCCACGCAAGCTTGCGTCGTGGAGGCGGTCGCGCGCGAGGCGGGCGTGCCCAAGGACGCGATCCGGACGGCCACCGACGGATGCAGCGCGCCCAACTTTGCGCTCCCGCTTGCCACGATCGGGCGCCTGTTCGCGAGGCTGGGCGCCGCGCGGCAGGGCGACCTCGCGCGCGTGCGCGGCGCCATGCTTGCCCATCCCGAGATGATCGCGGGGACGGACGCCTTCGACACCGACCTTGCCCGCGCCTTTGGGGGCGCCGTCGTCTCCAAGGTGGGCGCGGAAGGCGTGCTCGGAATCGCTACCCCGCGCGTGGGGATTGCGCTGAAGGTGGACGACGGCGCCACGCGCGCGCGCCCTCCCGTGGCCTTGGCCGTGCTCGAAGCGCTGGGCTTCGCGCCCGCCGATCCCAAGCCGCTGGAGCGTCATGCCGACTCGGCGCTGCGCAACTACGCGGGGAACGTCGTGGGGCGCCTCGACGTCGAGCTTGCGATGCGGCGCGTCTGA
- a CDS encoding MBL fold metallo-hydrolase, translated as MADPRRRHPENAPGPWFVDSTCIDCDLVRNLAPRLFAESLRDGLSYVARQPADPEEALLAARGALACPTGSVGGPLTRDVVERAYPWPIDGGSGVSRLGYASPDSFGAMSYLVERPQGNLMVDSPRWAAPVERALAARGGLSKILLTHRDDVADAGRYARRFAAEVWIHEDDADAAPGGVPLRTFRDEAEVQRGVLAIPTPGHTKGHSMYLVDDASLFTGDSLFGSRIRRDLGAWKSVAWWSWERQIESLARLAREHRFEWVLPAHGGAMRDTTEGMHARLLALVERMRAGTEPGGW; from the coding sequence ATGGCCGATCCGCGTCGTCGCCATCCGGAAAACGCGCCGGGACCGTGGTTCGTGGACTCCACCTGCATCGACTGCGACCTTGTCCGCAACCTCGCGCCGCGTCTGTTCGCGGAGTCGCTGCGCGACGGTCTCTCCTACGTTGCCCGCCAACCGGCGGACCCGGAGGAGGCGCTGCTGGCCGCGCGCGGGGCGCTTGCGTGCCCGACGGGAAGCGTGGGCGGGCCGCTCACGCGCGATGTCGTGGAGCGTGCGTACCCGTGGCCGATCGACGGCGGGTCCGGGGTTTCCCGGCTGGGCTACGCAAGCCCGGACAGCTTTGGAGCCATGAGCTACCTCGTCGAGCGCCCGCAGGGCAACCTCATGGTCGATTCGCCCCGCTGGGCCGCTCCGGTCGAGCGCGCGCTTGCCGCGCGCGGCGGGCTCTCGAAGATCCTTCTCACGCATCGCGACGACGTGGCCGACGCCGGCCGGTACGCGAGGCGCTTTGCGGCGGAAGTCTGGATCCACGAGGACGACGCCGACGCCGCGCCCGGGGGCGTGCCCCTCCGCACGTTCCGGGACGAAGCGGAGGTCCAACGCGGGGTCCTCGCGATCCCCACGCCCGGCCACACGAAAGGACACTCGATGTACCTCGTGGACGACGCGTCGCTCTTCACGGGCGACTCCCTGTTCGGAAGCCGGATCCGGCGCGACCTTGGCGCCTGGAAGTCGGTCGCATGGTGGTCGTGGGAACGGCAGATCGAGTCGCTCGCGCGGCTGGCGAGGGAGCACCGTTTCGAATGGGTGCTTCCCGCGCACGGGGGCGCGATGCGCGACACGACCGAGGGGATGCATGCGCGCCTTCTGGCGCTCGTCGAGCGCATGCGCGCCGGCACGGAGCCTGGCGGCTGGTGA
- a CDS encoding UbiA family prenyltransferase, with protein sequence MLRLLRGLVYEIRPLPMGAALLAALLGVRVAHGELALAFPFLALVFLGLYAGHLLDSYVDYELRHEPKLVYLGIFEDSGGLLAGRELLAATAVSLVAFATLLASVAHAGLAFVLVALSGAAIAVAYAPLLDRNPVTVSLAYPVGVVAAFLGGALWATPSPDPRLALFALVLATYLVGGKIVSDEIDLASDAAMGKRTAQVALGRARARRLGHALCVAGLAVATALALTGVASLVSLVGVAGAAALLAQSARMPVERGIVVLVAGGYVYLVTLFVA encoded by the coding sequence TTGCTCCGTCTCCTGCGTGGCCTCGTGTACGAGATCCGCCCCCTGCCCATGGGGGCCGCTCTCCTGGCCGCGCTGCTTGGTGTGCGGGTGGCGCACGGCGAACTCGCGCTCGCGTTCCCGTTCCTTGCCCTCGTGTTCCTCGGGCTGTACGCCGGACACCTTCTCGACAGCTACGTCGACTACGAGTTGCGCCACGAACCCAAGCTCGTGTACCTCGGAATCTTCGAGGATTCAGGCGGGCTCCTCGCCGGCCGCGAGCTCCTTGCCGCCACGGCGGTTTCGCTTGTCGCCTTCGCAACGCTTCTGGCAAGCGTCGCGCACGCGGGCCTCGCCTTCGTCCTCGTGGCCCTCTCCGGCGCCGCCATCGCCGTGGCGTACGCTCCGCTCCTCGACCGGAACCCGGTGACGGTGAGCCTCGCGTACCCGGTTGGCGTCGTGGCCGCCTTCCTCGGGGGTGCCCTGTGGGCCACGCCCTCGCCCGATCCGCGGCTCGCCCTCTTCGCCCTCGTGCTCGCGACGTACCTCGTGGGGGGGAAGATCGTCTCCGACGAGATCGACCTTGCAAGCGACGCGGCCATGGGCAAGCGCACGGCGCAGGTCGCCCTGGGCCGCGCGCGCGCCCGGCGTCTGGGCCACGCGCTCTGCGTCGCGGGGTTGGCGGTGGCGACGGCGCTTGCGTTGACCGGCGTGGCGTCGCTTGTCTCGCTCGTTGGCGTGGCGGGGGCGGCGGCGCTCCTTGCCCAAAGCGCCCGCATGCCCGTCGAGCGCGGCATCGTCGTGCTCGTGGCCGGAGGCTACGTCTACCTCGTCACCTTGTTCGTGGCGTAG
- a CDS encoding DMT family transporter — protein sequence MAVPVGALLLLTVVIWGLAYTAIDQALLQVSPGELTFLRHVIATASLLPVLAAVGALRWPARTDAPRFFLLGVASTVAYPLALYSGQVVVPPGTAALLVASMPVWTLLLASALLGEALTRLKVLGVLTAMAGVTVIVGFGTPGQELTLVAVEHAALILVAPASWAVFTVAGKPLTARYSGVEIATWSTVAGTAILVAGLPAYAPNLAAATLSVSPSGWAWILFLGVFSSALTTILWFHALSRADASQVAVFVYLMPVVAILWAAALLGAPVTPLLAAGGALVLGGIAITNYGKAATARARGAVAYATNKVTR from the coding sequence ATGGCCGTTCCCGTGGGCGCGCTGCTCCTGCTCACCGTCGTCATCTGGGGCCTCGCATACACGGCCATCGACCAGGCGCTCCTGCAGGTCTCGCCGGGCGAGCTCACTTTCCTGCGCCACGTGATCGCGACCGCCTCGCTCCTGCCCGTCCTTGCTGCCGTCGGAGCGCTCCGATGGCCCGCGCGAACCGACGCGCCAAGGTTCTTCCTCCTCGGCGTGGCCTCGACCGTCGCCTACCCGCTCGCTCTCTATTCCGGCCAGGTCGTCGTGCCGCCGGGCACCGCCGCCTTGCTCGTCGCAAGCATGCCCGTGTGGACGCTGCTTCTGGCAAGCGCGCTCCTCGGGGAGGCGCTCACGCGCCTCAAGGTGCTAGGCGTCCTCACGGCCATGGCCGGCGTCACGGTCATCGTGGGCTTTGGCACGCCCGGCCAGGAGCTCACGCTCGTCGCCGTCGAGCACGCGGCCCTCATCCTCGTTGCGCCCGCGAGCTGGGCCGTGTTCACCGTCGCGGGCAAGCCTCTGACCGCCCGATACTCGGGCGTCGAGATCGCCACGTGGTCCACGGTCGCCGGCACCGCGATCCTCGTCGCCGGGCTTCCCGCCTACGCGCCAAACCTCGCCGCGGCTACGCTTTCGGTCTCGCCGTCGGGATGGGCGTGGATCCTCTTCCTTGGCGTCTTCTCGAGCGCCCTCACCACGATCCTGTGGTTCCACGCGCTCTCACGAGCGGACGCCTCGCAGGTGGCCGTGTTCGTCTACCTCATGCCCGTCGTGGCCATCCTGTGGGCCGCAGCGCTCCTTGGCGCACCGGTCACGCCGCTTCTTGCAGCCGGCGGCGCGCTCGTGCTGGGCGGCATTGCCATCACGAACTACGGCAAGGCCGCGACCGCGCGCGCCCGAGGCGCCGTCGCCTACGCCACGAACAAGGTGACGAGGTAG
- a CDS encoding carbon-nitrogen hydrolase family protein, with product MRFKAAVVQMDCVSGDRAANAAKAMTLVRQAASQGARLIVLPEMFNTGYLPHRAKELAETMRSATLGDLAALAAKRDVWIAGAMLERGEDGRFYDTAFLVSGVGVAATYRKVHLWDAEKAHLAPGSRIAQWNCRLGTMGPLVCHDLEYPEQAAAYPPLGARYLVAPSAFFTAELWERVTVDRARETGCYLLAANRVGGGEAEGGRRFCGRSRVVDPHGKVLVDAGDQEGVFLAEMDPEVVQNLRKARAGVPG from the coding sequence ATGCGCTTCAAGGCCGCCGTCGTGCAGATGGACTGCGTTTCGGGCGATCGTGCGGCAAACGCGGCCAAGGCCATGACCCTCGTCCGGCAGGCCGCCTCGCAAGGCGCGCGACTCATCGTGCTGCCCGAGATGTTCAACACGGGCTACCTGCCGCATCGCGCGAAGGAACTTGCCGAGACCATGCGAAGCGCCACGCTTGGCGATCTTGCCGCGCTTGCGGCCAAGCGCGACGTGTGGATCGCAGGCGCCATGCTGGAGCGCGGCGAGGACGGACGCTTCTACGATACGGCGTTCCTCGTCTCGGGCGTCGGCGTGGCGGCGACGTACCGGAAGGTGCACCTGTGGGACGCCGAGAAGGCGCATCTTGCGCCAGGCTCGCGGATCGCCCAGTGGAACTGCCGCCTGGGCACCATGGGGCCGCTTGTCTGCCACGATCTCGAGTACCCCGAGCAGGCGGCCGCCTACCCGCCGCTTGGCGCCCGGTACCTCGTCGCGCCGTCCGCGTTCTTCACCGCCGAGCTTTGGGAGCGCGTGACCGTCGACCGCGCACGCGAAACCGGGTGCTATCTGCTGGCTGCCAACCGCGTGGGCGGTGGGGAAGCCGAGGGCGGCCGGCGGTTCTGCGGGCGCTCGCGCGTCGTGGATCCGCACGGCAAGGTGCTCGTCGACGCCGGCGACCAGGAAGGCGTGTTCCTCGCGGAGATGGATCCCGAGGTCGTGCAGAACCTGCGCAAGGCTCGGGCCGGAGTTCCCGGGTGA
- a CDS encoding aconitate hydratase, with product MSKPPGSPSLSPPPIESTPEFVAAAYRRLEERLAVARQGLNCPLTLADKLLFGHMADPAVASLDRGKAYLQLRPDRVAMQDATAQMAILQFMSAGLDAVRVPTTVHCDHLILALAGAKPDLARALDQNQEVFQFLQSAAHRYGMGFWRPGAGIIHQVVLEQYAFPGGMMIGTDSHTPNAGGLGMFAAGVGGADAVDVMAGFPWEVLHPKTIGVKLTGKLSGWTAPKDVILKLAGILTVEGGTNAVVEYFGPGARALSCTGKATITNMGAEVGATTSVFPYDERMAVYLRATGRGALAELADRHKHLLVADSEVEANPERFFDRVVEIDLSTLEPHLVGPHTPDLARPVSAMKEAVAKEGYPQKVAVALVGSCTNSSYEDMERAATVARQAHAHGHRAPTPILVTPGSEQINLTIQRDGQMAALSAIGATVLANACGPCIGQWSRPELKPGETNVIVTSYNRNFPKRNDGNANTLAFVGSPEMVVAYGLAGRLDFDPSRDELVAPDGKRWRLEPPPPAPEVPASGFERDNLGYAPPPSDRRAVQVVFRPGSERLSPLEPFAPWDGRDLERLPLLLKVRGKCTTDHISPAGPWLRFRGHLDKISDNMFLGAVNAFTGETGKALSLITGGRDSVPAVARDYRKQALRWVVVGDENYGEGSSREHAAMSPRFLGCAAVIARSFARIHETNLKKQGVLPLTFASRDDYLAVDERDHVSIRGLSSLAPGRPVQVTLHHADGAERTFEARHTLNADQIEWFKAGSALNVLKRR from the coding sequence ATGTCCAAACCTCCCGGGAGCCCCTCCCTTTCCCCTCCGCCCATCGAGTCCACGCCCGAGTTCGTCGCGGCGGCGTACCGGAGGCTGGAGGAGCGCCTGGCCGTGGCGCGCCAGGGCCTCAACTGCCCTCTCACGCTGGCGGACAAGCTGCTTTTCGGGCACATGGCCGACCCGGCGGTCGCCTCGCTTGACCGGGGCAAGGCGTACCTGCAATTGCGGCCGGACCGCGTGGCCATGCAGGACGCGACGGCGCAGATGGCCATCCTCCAGTTCATGAGCGCCGGACTCGACGCGGTCCGCGTTCCCACCACGGTGCACTGCGACCACCTCATCCTCGCACTTGCAGGCGCGAAGCCAGACCTTGCCCGCGCGCTCGACCAGAACCAGGAGGTGTTCCAGTTCCTGCAGAGCGCCGCACACCGATATGGCATGGGGTTCTGGCGGCCCGGCGCCGGCATCATCCACCAGGTCGTGCTCGAGCAGTACGCCTTCCCCGGCGGCATGATGATCGGCACGGACTCCCACACCCCAAACGCGGGCGGGCTTGGGATGTTCGCCGCCGGCGTGGGCGGCGCCGATGCCGTGGACGTGATGGCGGGCTTCCCGTGGGAGGTTCTCCATCCGAAGACGATCGGCGTGAAGCTCACGGGCAAGCTCTCCGGCTGGACGGCCCCCAAGGACGTGATCCTCAAGCTCGCGGGCATCCTGACGGTGGAAGGCGGCACGAACGCCGTCGTCGAGTACTTCGGCCCGGGCGCGCGCGCCCTCTCCTGCACGGGCAAGGCCACCATCACGAACATGGGCGCCGAGGTGGGCGCCACGACGTCCGTCTTCCCGTACGACGAGCGCATGGCGGTGTACCTTCGCGCCACGGGCCGCGGCGCGCTCGCCGAGCTTGCCGACCGGCACAAGCATCTCCTCGTGGCCGACTCCGAGGTCGAGGCGAACCCGGAGCGGTTCTTCGACCGCGTCGTCGAGATCGACCTCTCGACCTTGGAGCCCCACCTCGTGGGCCCGCACACGCCCGACCTTGCCCGGCCCGTCTCGGCGATGAAGGAGGCCGTGGCCAAGGAAGGCTACCCGCAAAAAGTCGCCGTCGCGCTCGTGGGAAGCTGCACGAACTCGAGCTACGAGGACATGGAGCGCGCGGCCACGGTGGCGCGCCAGGCCCACGCGCACGGTCACAGGGCGCCCACGCCCATCCTCGTGACGCCCGGCAGCGAGCAGATCAACCTCACGATCCAGCGCGACGGGCAGATGGCGGCGCTCTCGGCCATCGGCGCAACCGTGCTCGCCAACGCCTGCGGACCCTGCATCGGGCAGTGGAGCCGCCCCGAACTCAAGCCCGGCGAGACGAATGTCATCGTCACCTCCTACAACCGCAACTTCCCCAAGCGCAACGACGGCAACGCGAACACGCTTGCCTTCGTCGGTTCGCCGGAGATGGTCGTCGCCTACGGCCTCGCGGGGCGGCTGGACTTCGACCCCTCGCGCGACGAGCTTGTGGCGCCCGACGGCAAGCGCTGGCGCCTCGAGCCGCCGCCGCCGGCGCCCGAGGTGCCTGCCTCCGGCTTCGAGCGCGACAACCTCGGCTACGCGCCGCCGCCCTCCGATCGGCGCGCGGTGCAGGTCGTCTTCCGCCCGGGAAGCGAGCGCCTCTCGCCGCTTGAGCCGTTTGCGCCGTGGGACGGCCGGGACTTGGAGCGGCTCCCGCTGCTCCTCAAGGTGCGCGGCAAGTGCACGACCGACCACATCAGCCCGGCCGGGCCCTGGCTTCGATTCCGCGGTCACCTCGACAAGATCAGCGACAACATGTTCCTTGGCGCGGTGAACGCCTTCACGGGCGAGACCGGCAAGGCCCTCAGCCTGATCACGGGCGGGCGCGACTCGGTGCCCGCCGTGGCGCGCGACTATCGCAAGCAGGCGCTCCGCTGGGTCGTCGTGGGCGACGAGAACTACGGCGAGGGCTCCTCGCGCGAGCACGCGGCCATGAGCCCACGCTTCCTCGGCTGCGCGGCCGTGATCGCGCGAAGCTTCGCCCGCATCCACGAGACGAACCTCAAGAAGCAGGGCGTCCTGCCGCTCACGTTTGCCAGCCGCGACGACTACCTTGCCGTCGACGAGCGGGACCACGTTTCGATCCGCGGGCTCTCGTCGCTTGCGCCCGGCCGGCCCGTCCAGGTGACGCTCCACCACGCGGACGGGGCCGAGCGCACGTTCGAGGCGCGCCACACGTTGAACGCGGACCAGATCGAGTGGTTCAAGGCCGGAAGCGCGTTGAACGTTCTCAAGCGGCGGTGA
- a CDS encoding helix-turn-helix domain-containing protein → MGRAAQRGARRPLAIALALLLLYGSPAAAQPLATVECTLADGASCAATAAGHDARQGVAAPPTPPVPDGDVKTPGLDVLLELEIDLRPYVRKTWELATAASGDAAKALTSCSAPETVLDAFVEVPDSPFCNAAEDTEGIEYANRRACGQKQGSGLGASLAAAGRCAAKRLAKPLESVSEGSLGAGVRERLELAPQNVRLPRAAIPSASFSTGPVVVGAYDAARNALFEPRTLRGEVSMPSMQPSESVVGSTGTDPAAAVFAWMPAHEPSPVQPRAIGADDPEAKVAGAADASQIGPSSQSEPSARLAEAPRAPPRLDPPLLLAFTTVAGLLALAASLFSRIGRERVLDHALRARLCERLRDRGAATASALARDLGVDRTTAEYHLQRLLAAGIVRAPVVGSRRVWALAGQPDAPLHRAVSPTGARIHAEIASRPGETRAQIARNLQLSSALVRHHLTRLLAAQEIEERSDGVRRVFVPAPSSEPSGDKA, encoded by the coding sequence ATGGGGAGAGCCGCGCAGCGTGGTGCACGTCGCCCGCTCGCGATTGCGCTCGCGCTGCTGCTGTTGTACGGCTCCCCGGCTGCGGCTCAACCGCTTGCGACCGTCGAGTGCACGTTGGCCGATGGCGCGTCGTGCGCCGCGACGGCGGCGGGGCACGACGCACGCCAGGGGGTTGCCGCGCCGCCGACGCCACCGGTTCCAGACGGCGACGTGAAAACGCCCGGCTTGGACGTGCTGCTGGAGCTTGAGATCGACCTTCGCCCATACGTGCGAAAGACGTGGGAGCTCGCGACGGCGGCGTCCGGCGATGCCGCAAAAGCCCTGACGTCGTGCTCGGCTCCCGAGACGGTTTTGGACGCCTTCGTCGAGGTGCCGGACTCGCCGTTCTGCAATGCGGCCGAAGATACCGAGGGCATCGAATACGCGAATCGTCGCGCGTGCGGCCAAAAGCAAGGATCCGGTCTTGGCGCCAGCTTGGCCGCCGCCGGCCGGTGCGCGGCCAAGCGGCTGGCCAAGCCGCTCGAATCCGTGTCCGAAGGCTCTCTGGGCGCCGGCGTGCGCGAGCGGTTGGAACTTGCGCCCCAGAACGTCCGGCTGCCCCGCGCGGCCATTCCGTCTGCATCCTTCTCGACGGGCCCCGTCGTCGTGGGCGCCTACGACGCTGCCCGCAACGCGCTGTTCGAGCCGCGCACGCTGCGCGGCGAAGTATCGATGCCGTCGATGCAACCGTCTGAGTCCGTCGTCGGATCGACCGGAACGGACCCCGCAGCCGCCGTCTTCGCCTGGATGCCGGCGCACGAGCCGTCGCCGGTCCAACCGCGGGCCATCGGAGCGGACGACCCCGAAGCGAAGGTCGCCGGCGCGGCGGACGCGTCGCAGATCGGCCCGTCGTCGCAAAGCGAGCCTTCCGCGCGACTGGCCGAAGCCCCGCGCGCCCCTCCGCGCCTGGATCCTCCGCTGCTGCTTGCCTTCACCACGGTCGCCGGACTGCTGGCGCTTGCGGCGTCTCTCTTCAGCCGGATCGGCCGGGAACGCGTTCTGGATCACGCGCTGCGCGCGCGCCTGTGCGAACGGCTGCGCGATCGGGGCGCGGCGACGGCCAGCGCGCTTGCGCGCGATCTGGGCGTCGATCGCACCACCGCCGAATACCACCTGCAACGTCTCCTCGCCGCGGGGATCGTCCGCGCGCCCGTCGTGGGGTCCCGCCGTGTGTGGGCCCTCGCCGGACAGCCGGACGCGCCGCTCCACCGCGCCGTCTCGCCGACGGGAGCGCGGATCCACGCCGAGATCGCCTCGCGCCCGGGAGAAACGCGCGCGCAGATCGCCCGGAACCTGCAGCTCTCCAGCGCCCTCGTGCGTCACCACCTGACGCGTTTGCTTGCGGCCCAGGAGATCGAGGAGCGGTCCGACGGGGTTCGCCGCGTTTTCGTTCCGGCGCCGTCGTCTGAACCAAGCGGGGACAAAGCTTAG